Proteins encoded together in one Glandiceps talaboti chromosome 11, keGlaTala1.1, whole genome shotgun sequence window:
- the LOC144442129 gene encoding carbohydrate sulfotransferase 3-like, with amino-acid sequence MYNCDFSGYAKHWNTYFNWLLPKSFEQYCHPLGYSNAGSCCKKAQHRAAKIIRLLDVRDLIPLMESPDINLKVINVVRDPRAMMSSLMPIYFANWGNARKQNNKIRDVGDLNEYLTDILKQYCEQMHRNYILLNANTSLTHAWKENFIVLRFEDIVLNPKKYTDIMYSHVGIDIDKKVYEWIDNNTNATEHEHGGFGTAKKSSAVINDWQNRMTFNLVKKIQNYAVCREYMNQLQYKFIENVYMLKNGNIRLPKIKKW; translated from the coding sequence ATGTATAACTGTGACTTCAGTGGCTATGCTAAACATTGGAACACATATTTCAATTGGCTCTTGCCAAAGTCGTTCGAACAGTACTGCCACCCTTTAGGCTATAGCAATGCTGGAAGTTGTTGTAAAAAGGCACAACACAGGGCTGCTAAAATAATTCGTCTGCTGGATGTCAGAGATCTTATTCCGTTAATGGAAAGTCCTGATATAAACCTAAAAGTCATCAACGTGGTCCGTGATCCAAGAGCAATGATGTCATCGTTGATGCCGATTTACTTCGCCAATTGGGGTAATGCCAGAAAACAGAATAACAAGATACGAGATGTTGGTGACCTAAACGAGTACCTAACTGATATCTTGAAACAGTACTGTGAACAGATGCacagaaattatattttactaAATGCAAACACTTCATTGACACATGCTTGGAAAGAAAACTTTATAGTATTGCGCTTCGAAGATATTGTCCTGAATCCGAAGAAGTATACTGATATCATGTACTCTCATGTTGGAATCGATATTGACAAAAAAGTGTATGAATGGATCGACAATAACACAAATGCCACAGAGCACGAACATGGTGGTTTTGGAACAGCAAAGAAATCGTCAGCTGTGATCAACGATTGGCAGAATCgaatgacctttaaccttgtgAAGAAGATCCAGAATTATGCTGTGTGTCGGGAATATATGAATCAACTTCAGTACAAGTTCATTgagaatgtatatatgttaaaGAATGGAAACATTCGTTTACCGAAAATCAAAAAATGGTAA